A window of Methanorbis rubei contains these coding sequences:
- a CDS encoding Eco57I restriction-modification methylase domain-containing protein, whose product MNVNSKITGTFYTPLSLANYMIQYVFARHEIQTVLEPSVGNGIFLEGLTKQACAIDVVDIDHDALNEISVKCYQNVSIINENYLEYAYACEKKYDLIIGNPPYVRKKYLSAHDREISRTLTDEYELSQTVFQNLWVSFILCSLRLLKEEGTIFFVLPFEFLQVQYPCQLRGELEKRFNTIEIITFEKTPFPELEQDVCLVYLSNISKHDPEIKYKTVDSCEHFVPVKEGQIKRNKPLSKWSNAILVDDEMDMVNRLSALYPTIASLGDTAPGIVTAANKFFILNKEKIHDLNCKEHILPIIKKSSYLRNLLIINEMDFKRLDEDSEDVWFLNLANKSEDQFSSELNEYLLSDVTQNIKSGYKCRHRVKWFWVPVTQRGDLLFFKRYDMIPKLLVNSIDLYTTDLAYNVRIDKEKYDPNSVAFCFYNSLTLLCCEINGRFYGGGVGELTPTEFKSLPLPYQKISKNDVEQLESMFRKGTNYHEITNYVDSIVLKNLTSKELECLRSIRDTYLVRRIYQRRT is encoded by the coding sequence GTGAATGTGAATTCAAAAATCACGGGGACTTTTTACACCCCTCTTTCGCTTGCAAATTACATGATTCAGTACGTGTTTGCAAGGCATGAAATACAAACTGTATTAGAACCTTCAGTTGGAAACGGTATCTTTTTGGAGGGACTGACAAAACAGGCCTGTGCTATTGATGTTGTTGACATAGATCATGATGCTCTTAACGAAATTTCCGTAAAATGCTATCAAAATGTATCAATAATAAATGAGAATTATCTTGAATACGCATATGCCTGTGAGAAAAAGTATGATCTGATTATTGGTAATCCGCCATATGTGAGAAAAAAATATCTCTCAGCTCACGATCGAGAGATATCTCGCACATTAACTGACGAGTATGAACTGTCTCAAACTGTTTTTCAGAACTTATGGGTTTCTTTTATTCTTTGCTCACTAAGATTACTCAAAGAAGAAGGGACAATTTTTTTTGTTCTGCCATTTGAGTTCCTTCAAGTACAATATCCATGTCAACTTCGCGGTGAACTGGAAAAAAGGTTCAATACAATTGAGATCATCACGTTTGAAAAGACCCCTTTTCCCGAATTAGAACAGGATGTGTGTTTAGTTTATCTCTCAAATATCTCAAAACATGATCCTGAAATAAAGTACAAAACAGTCGATTCATGCGAGCACTTTGTTCCAGTAAAAGAAGGTCAAATAAAACGAAATAAGCCGTTATCAAAATGGTCAAATGCCATTCTTGTTGATGATGAGATGGATATGGTAAACAGGCTTTCAGCATTGTACCCTACAATAGCTTCTCTAGGAGATACAGCTCCAGGCATTGTAACCGCTGCAAATAAATTTTTCATCCTCAATAAAGAAAAAATTCATGATCTAAATTGCAAGGAACACATTTTACCAATCATTAAAAAAAGTTCCTACTTACGTAATTTATTAATTATAAATGAGATGGATTTTAAGAGATTGGATGAAGATAGTGAGGACGTTTGGTTCCTAAACTTGGCAAATAAAAGTGAAGATCAGTTTTCTTCAGAACTCAATGAGTATCTTCTTAGTGATGTGACTCAGAATATAAAATCAGGATACAAATGTAGACATCGTGTCAAATGGTTTTGGGTACCGGTAACACAGAGAGGCGACTTACTTTTCTTTAAGAGATATGATATGATCCCAAAACTCTTGGTTAATTCAATCGATCTCTATACAACCGATTTGGCATATAATGTACGAATTGATAAAGAAAAATATGATCCCAACTCGGTCGCTTTTTGCTTCTACAATTCTCTAACATTACTTTGTTGTGAAATAAATGGACGATTTTACGGAGGAGGTGTTGGAGAATTGACACCTACAGAGTTTAAATCGCTTCCATTACCATATCAGAAAATTTCCAAAAATGATGTAGAACAGTTAGAGAGCATGTTCCGGAAAGGAACTAACTACCATGAAATAACTAATTACGTTGATAGTATCGTTCTTAAAAATTTGACATCTAAAGAATTAGAATGCCTTCGTTCGATTCGAGATACATACTTAGTACGGAGAATATATCAAAGAAGAACATAG
- a CDS encoding HNH endonuclease, translating into MRVHGDQVICRRTNIPHRRNYKYYEDDLREDFHNMCGYCGKSREISSRDFHIDHFVPKSQAPERETDYNNLVYCCCVCNWKKSDKWPTGDPSIPHNGDVGFSDPASDEFDTHLMRDEETGEICPKTDVGSYICNTFNFSTRPIHWVWKAEQLQKLINQFNKRISTLSQEEYKKYALINSELGECKKIFLDKE; encoded by the coding sequence ATGAGAGTTCATGGTGATCAAGTAATTTGTCGCCGAACAAATATCCCTCACAGGAGAAATTATAAGTACTATGAAGATGATTTAAGAGAAGATTTTCACAATATGTGCGGATATTGTGGCAAATCGAGAGAAATATCTAGTCGTGACTTCCACATTGATCATTTTGTTCCAAAATCTCAAGCCCCCGAACGAGAAACAGATTATAATAATTTAGTATATTGTTGCTGTGTATGTAATTGGAAAAAATCAGATAAATGGCCAACGGGCGACCCATCCATTCCCCATAATGGAGATGTCGGTTTTTCCGATCCAGCGTCAGATGAGTTTGATACTCATCTCATGAGAGATGAAGAGACGGGCGAGATATGTCCTAAAACAGATGTGGGAAGCTATATTTGTAATACATTCAATTTTTCAACACGCCCAATACACTGGGTCTGGAAAGCAGAACAACTTCAGAAACTAATCAATCAATTCAACAAGAGAATAAGTACGCTATCCCAGGAAGAATATAAAAAATATGCCCTGATCAATTCTGAATTGGGTGAATGCAAAAAAATCTTTCTTGACAAGGAGTGA